The following proteins are encoded in a genomic region of Chryseobacterium cucumeris:
- a CDS encoding efflux RND transporter periplasmic adaptor subunit produces the protein MKRVVSGIALSVLLLAVGCNKKKEEKEEVTVYPVTSPVVMDTVINKEYVAQIQSVKNIEVRAQEKGFLEKIFVDEGQYVQAGQTLFRIMPKLYQAELLKAKAEVEQASIELKNASTLAGNNIVSKNERAMAKAKLDAANAEMKLAQIHLSFTDIKAPFSGIINRIPLKLGSLVDEGDLLTSLSDNTSIYTYFNVSEPEYLSYQTHAADRGSNQVSLITANGEMYTQKGEIQTIEGEFDNETGNIAFRAKFPNPDKLLRNGETGKVQMSMPVHNALIIPQKATYEIQDQKYVFVIDKNGVAKSRNIKVAYELPDLYVVASGISKGDQILLEGVQKVKDDQKVKTKFQDPKKVLQSLKLKAE, from the coding sequence ATAAAGAGAGTTGTTTCGGGAATTGCGCTGAGTGTCCTTCTGTTGGCAGTTGGCTGCAATAAGAAAAAAGAAGAAAAAGAAGAAGTTACCGTATATCCGGTGACATCTCCTGTGGTAATGGATACCGTAATCAATAAAGAATATGTAGCCCAGATTCAATCTGTAAAAAACATTGAAGTGAGAGCTCAGGAAAAAGGTTTCCTGGAAAAAATCTTTGTAGATGAAGGCCAGTACGTACAGGCCGGACAAACATTGTTCCGGATCATGCCTAAATTGTATCAGGCAGAATTATTAAAAGCAAAAGCAGAAGTGGAACAGGCTTCCATTGAGCTGAAAAACGCAAGTACATTAGCAGGAAACAATATCGTTTCTAAAAATGAAAGAGCAATGGCAAAAGCCAAGCTGGATGCTGCCAATGCAGAAATGAAGCTAGCTCAGATCCATCTTTCCTTTACTGACATCAAAGCACCGTTTTCCGGTATTATCAACAGAATTCCTTTGAAGCTGGGAAGTCTTGTAGATGAAGGTGATCTGCTGACTTCATTGTCAGACAATACAAGTATCTATACCTATTTCAATGTTTCTGAACCTGAATATCTGAGCTATCAGACTCATGCTGCAGATCGTGGAAGCAATCAGGTTTCTCTGATTACAGCCAATGGAGAAATGTATACACAAAAAGGAGAAATTCAGACGATTGAAGGAGAATTTGATAATGAAACAGGAAATATTGCTTTCCGAGCGAAATTCCCTAATCCTGATAAACTTCTGAGAAACGGAGAAACCGGGAAAGTACAGATGTCAATGCCGGTTCATAATGCATTGATCATTCCACAGAAAGCAACCTATGAAATCCAGGATCAGAAATATGTATTCGTGATTGATAAAAATGGAGTAGCAAAATCCAGAAATATCAAAGTAGCCTATGAACTTCCGGACTTGTATGTAGTGGCATCAGGAATTTCAAAAGGAGATCAGATTCTTTTGGAAGGAGTTCAGAAAGTAAAGGATGATCAGAAAGTGAAAACAAAATTCCAGGATCCTAAGAAAGTTCTTCAATCATTGAAACTAAAAGCAGAGTAG
- the gldN gene encoding gliding motility protein GldN produces MKKYISTLLVLVSGFAFSQTILNAASPEEFRQMRAESMRKAGDTVISNKVKPLEYGFVDDKDIYKSMFVWEIIDMNDKINQPFYYDNPDGLLSSSTRSLYQLLLDGALKGDIKEVYDDENFVTRLSPEAIQKRLESVRLDEEAIDILNSGRTLTEDEKKRLTDIIRTTTDKVKVLKVMGMWFIDKRDGQMKYRPLGIAAMGPDPTSVGRIGPDGQPLAGADELIDLFWIYYPSARDILANNYVFNRKNSSADLSFDDVINARRFSSIIYKSSSGLGDGTIKDYIPRNAEEQLEESDRIKAQILDMENDMWNY; encoded by the coding sequence ATGAAAAAATATATTAGCACCCTTTTAGTTTTAGTTTCGGGATTCGCTTTTTCCCAGACTATTCTGAATGCTGCTTCTCCTGAGGAATTCAGACAAATGAGAGCTGAATCAATGAGAAAAGCAGGGGATACTGTTATCAGCAATAAAGTAAAGCCTCTTGAATATGGTTTCGTTGATGACAAGGATATTTACAAAAGTATGTTTGTTTGGGAAATCATTGATATGAATGATAAGATCAACCAGCCGTTTTATTATGACAATCCGGATGGTCTTCTTTCCAGCTCTACAAGATCATTATATCAATTATTACTTGATGGAGCCCTTAAAGGTGACATCAAAGAAGTTTATGATGACGAAAACTTCGTTACCAGACTTTCACCGGAAGCCATTCAGAAAAGATTGGAAAGTGTAAGACTTGACGAAGAAGCTATCGATATCCTTAACTCTGGAAGAACACTTACAGAAGACGAGAAGAAAAGATTAACAGATATCATCAGAACAACTACTGATAAAGTAAAAGTTCTTAAAGTGATGGGTATGTGGTTTATCGATAAAAGAGATGGTCAGATGAAATACAGACCGCTTGGTATCGCAGCTATGGGTCCGGATCCGACATCTGTTGGAAGAATTGGTCCTGATGGTCAACCTTTAGCTGGTGCTGATGAACTGATCGATTTGTTCTGGATTTACTATCCAAGTGCTCGTGATATTTTAGCAAACAACTATGTTTTCAATAGAAAAAATTCTTCTGCTGACTTATCTTTCGATGATGTCATCAATGCAAGAAGGTTCTCTTCTATTATCTACAAATCTTCAAGCGGTTTAGGAGATGGTACTATCAAAGACTATATTCCTAGAAATGCTGAAGAGCAGCTGGAAGAAAGCGACAGAATCAAAGCACAGATTCTTGACATGGAAAATGATATGTGGAATTACTAA
- a CDS encoding NAD(P)/FAD-dependent oxidoreductase, which translates to MKHVDYIIVGDGYAGLFVAHQLIKNDKSFVIFTEGRKSASQVSAGIINPVVLKKFTTFWKAQEQIDFLKDSLKEIESYTGENYLINAPIHRIFHDENEQNLWLKKSANEELSNFLDQNFDRLEVVKNDFLTGKVNQSARLNVNGFFSGLFDYFEKNDQLVKEKFDYSKLNPSESTYKDYTFKNIIFCEGMGVKDNPYFSEITVNPNKGHHIRVKLSQPIPENITIKKKHFLFPTGNGLYFYGGTYDREQLHHHIDESAVDQLVKGLSEFYPYDFEVEEVHFGFRPTVKDRRPIIGRHETFGNLYVFNGLGARGILNGCYFARDLFRFIEQDIPLHEEVSLKRFQ; encoded by the coding sequence ATGAAGCATGTAGATTATATTATTGTAGGAGACGGATATGCAGGGCTTTTTGTGGCCCATCAGCTAATTAAAAATGATAAATCTTTCGTCATTTTTACTGAAGGACGAAAAAGTGCTTCCCAGGTCTCAGCAGGAATTATCAATCCTGTGGTCCTGAAGAAGTTTACCACATTCTGGAAAGCGCAGGAACAAATAGATTTTCTTAAAGACAGTCTTAAAGAAATAGAATCATATACAGGGGAAAATTATCTGATCAATGCTCCTATTCACAGAATTTTTCATGATGAGAATGAACAGAATTTATGGCTGAAAAAATCCGCAAATGAAGAATTGTCGAATTTTCTTGATCAGAATTTTGATCGTTTAGAGGTAGTAAAAAACGACTTTCTTACAGGAAAGGTGAATCAATCTGCTAGATTGAATGTTAATGGATTTTTTAGCGGTTTATTCGATTATTTTGAAAAAAATGATCAATTGGTAAAGGAAAAATTTGATTATTCAAAATTAAATCCATCTGAATCCACTTATAAAGATTATACCTTCAAAAATATTATTTTCTGTGAAGGAATGGGTGTGAAAGACAATCCCTATTTTTCAGAGATCACCGTGAATCCTAACAAAGGCCACCACATCAGGGTGAAACTTTCCCAGCCAATTCCTGAAAACATAACCATTAAGAAAAAACACTTTTTATTTCCAACCGGAAACGGACTGTATTTTTACGGAGGCACTTATGACAGAGAGCAGCTTCACCATCACATTGATGAATCAGCAGTTGACCAATTGGTGAAGGGACTTTCAGAATTTTATCCTTATGATTTTGAAGTGGAAGAAGTACATTTTGGATTCCGCCCCACAGTAAAAGACAGAAGACCCATCATTGGAAGACATGAAACATTCGGTAATCTTTACGTTTTTAACGGGCTTGGTGCCCGTGGTATCCTCAACGGCTGCTATTTTGCAAGAGATTTATTCCGTTTTATTGAACAGGATATTCCATTGCATGAAGAAGTTTCATTGAAAAGATTTCAATAG
- a CDS encoding META domain-containing protein translates to MKSLYYYFSALVIATFLVVSCKTQNAQKATTDITGKTWKLTELNGKPIELKNPKNNPYFKLEMDGMRYQGHAGCNGLGGTFEIKPEVMRIKFNQGMSTMMACEDLDIENQFTKAILAADNYSVNGNTLTLNKARMAPLAKFVLQ, encoded by the coding sequence ATGAAAAGTTTATATTATTATTTTTCGGCACTTGTTATCGCAACATTTTTAGTTGTTTCGTGTAAAACACAAAATGCTCAAAAAGCGACAACTGATATTACAGGAAAAACGTGGAAACTTACAGAGCTTAACGGGAAACCGATTGAACTGAAGAATCCTAAAAACAATCCTTATTTCAAACTTGAAATGGATGGAATGAGATATCAGGGACATGCCGGATGTAATGGCTTGGGAGGAACATTTGAGATCAAACCTGAGGTAATGAGAATTAAGTTCAATCAGGGAATGTCTACCATGATGGCTTGTGAAGATCTTGATATTGAAAATCAATTTACGAAAGCAATCCTGGCAGCAGATAATTACTCTGTAAACGGAAATACCCTTACTTTAAACAAAGCAAGAATGGCCCCTTTAGCTAAATTTGTTCTTCAATAA
- a CDS encoding multicopper oxidase domain-containing protein gives MKNLLVPILFGLTLISLTACKHPGKEAETITAAAPENTDDISKNVYVDSYGEKIEVTINNTKNTATIHLNGKTFDLKKSDALPEYTASNEEYQYSDIKGNITFLKKNVDMVLFHLKQAKKESGPAKMASY, from the coding sequence ATGAAAAATTTATTAGTACCAATCCTTTTCGGATTGACCCTTATTTCCCTAACAGCGTGTAAGCATCCCGGAAAAGAAGCTGAAACCATTACCGCTGCTGCCCCAGAAAATACAGATGACATTTCAAAAAATGTGTATGTTGACAGTTATGGAGAAAAAATAGAAGTGACCATCAACAATACCAAAAATACAGCAACAATACATTTAAACGGTAAAACTTTTGACCTTAAAAAAAGTGATGCCTTACCTGAATATACAGCCTCTAATGAAGAGTATCAATATTCTGATATTAAAGGCAATATCACTTTCCTGAAAAAGAATGTAGATATGGTTCTGTTTCATCTTAAACAGGCAAAAAAAGAGTCTGGTCCTGCAAAAATGGCATCGTATTAG
- the gldL gene encoding gliding motility protein GldL, protein MFKTKDAWMNFFYSFGAAIVILGAWLKITHITLGPINGNIALTVGLITEAIIFIIFAFDPPKTEESYAWENVYPELLDKHANPNPLHSNVTTKNTSAQFAELENSLSSKLDKMLEDARLDVQLFERLRTGIDKFSNSVDQINQTVDVSASTHKYNDQLNKAAQHMESMNALYAMQLESGKRQSEFANKYVADMQKSAEQSEKFNQELQGLTSNLNNLNRVYGGMLTAMKS, encoded by the coding sequence ATGTTTAAGACTAAAGATGCTTGGATGAATTTCTTTTATTCATTCGGTGCTGCAATTGTAATTCTTGGAGCTTGGCTTAAAATTACTCACATTACCTTAGGACCTATTAATGGTAACATCGCGCTTACTGTAGGACTTATTACTGAGGCTATTATCTTTATCATCTTTGCATTTGACCCTCCAAAAACTGAAGAGTCTTATGCCTGGGAAAATGTTTATCCTGAGTTATTAGATAAACATGCGAATCCAAACCCTTTACATTCTAATGTAACAACTAAAAATACAAGCGCTCAATTTGCTGAATTGGAAAACTCTCTTTCCAGCAAATTGGATAAAATGCTTGAAGATGCCAGATTAGACGTTCAATTATTTGAAAGATTAAGAACAGGAATTGATAAATTCTCAAACTCTGTTGATCAGATTAATCAGACTGTTGACGTATCTGCTTCTACTCATAAATATAACGACCAGTTGAATAAAGCAGCTCAGCATATGGAAAGTATGAATGCACTTTATGCAATGCAGCTTGAAAGCGGTAAGAGACAATCTGAATTTGCTAACAAGTATGTTGCTGATATGCAGAAATCTGCAGAGCAATCTGAGAAATTCAACCAAGAGCTACAAGGTTTAACATCTAATCTTAATAACTTAAATAGAGTTTATGGTGGTATGCTAACTGCTATGAAGTCTTAA
- a CDS encoding SemiSWEET transporter, producing MDENILGIVAGVLTSISMIPQLVKVIREKNVEDISLLMLLVLISGLSLWVWYGFEKDELPIILSNAFAVLVNISLLICYMMYNKKK from the coding sequence ATGGATGAAAATATATTAGGTATCGTTGCCGGCGTTCTTACTTCTATTTCGATGATTCCACAGCTTGTCAAAGTAATCAGAGAAAAAAATGTGGAAGATATTTCCTTACTTATGCTCCTGGTTCTTATTTCAGGACTCTCTTTATGGGTGTGGTATGGCTTTGAAAAAGACGAGCTTCCCATTATTTTGTCCAATGCATTTGCTGTTCTGGTCAATATCAGTCTTCTGATATGCTATATGATGTACAATAAAAAAAAATAA
- a CDS encoding efflux RND transporter permease subunit, whose translation MFKKFIRRPVLSIVISLIIVFMGILSLVKLPVTQFPSISPPKVNITAEYPGANNELLIKSVVIPLERGLNGVPGMKYMTSDAGNDGEASIQIVFDLGTDPNVAAVNVQNRVSSVVNKLPPLVVREGVKITREEPNMLMYINLYSDDPKADQKFLFNYADINVMSELRRVSGVGFADILGTREYAMRIWLKPDRLTAYNISADEVMESLNEQSLEASPGKTGESSGKRSQSFEYVLKYPGRFNNEKDYGNIILKAKPNGESVRLKDVADIEFGSSMYDIYSTLNGKPSAAITVKQSYGSNASDVIKNVKALMKDLEKNNFPKGMHYDISYDVSRFLDASMEKVIHTLFEAFILVAIVVFLFLGDWRSTLIPALAVPVSLVGTFAVMSAFGITLNMISLFALVMAIGVVVDDAIVVIEAVHAKMEEKHLSPLKATEEAMHEISGAIIAITLVMASVFIPIAFMSGPVGVFYRQFSITMASSIILSGVVALTLTPALCALILRNNHGKAKKKTPITIFLDKFNNLFTKGAGRYEKLLNKTVTKKTITLPLLLAFCACTFFLSNSLPSGFIPAEDQGMIYAIIQTPPGSTLERTNQIARELLRESEDIDGVQSVSSLAGYEILTEGTGSNSGTCLINLKSWEERKESAAEIIEKLEEKAKNIPGANIEFFQPPSVPGYGAAGGFELRLLDKAGSGDYHKMEQVSNDFVKELKKRPELGSAFTFYSASFPQYMLRIDNDLAEQKGVTIEKAMDNLSTLIGSNYETSFIRFDRPYKVIVQAGPQYRALPTDLLKLYVKNDKDQMVPYSDFMRLEKVYGLSEITRHNMYNSAEVSGTPAPGYSSGQAIKAIQEVADKTLPRGFGIDWAGISKDEVSRGNEAIFIFLVCLGFVYLILSAQYESFILPLPVILSLPTGIFGAFLCLKLLGLENNIYAQVAMVMLIGLLGKNAVLIVEFAVQKKAEEGIPVAKAAIEGAAIRFRPILMTSFAFIAGLIPLVIATGPGAIGNRTIGTAAAGGMLIGTIFGLMIIPGLYYIFGTIADKSRLARYEEENPLTEQTEPYEHDGKFED comes from the coding sequence ATGTTTAAGAAATTCATTCGCAGACCAGTTCTGTCCATAGTAATCTCATTGATTATTGTATTTATGGGAATATTGTCATTGGTAAAACTTCCGGTGACACAGTTTCCCTCCATTTCTCCGCCTAAAGTAAATATCACCGCAGAATATCCCGGAGCCAACAACGAACTGTTGATTAAATCCGTAGTAATCCCCTTAGAAAGAGGATTAAATGGAGTTCCCGGTATGAAATACATGACTTCAGATGCCGGAAATGACGGGGAAGCTTCCATTCAGATTGTATTTGATCTGGGAACGGATCCCAATGTAGCTGCAGTAAACGTGCAGAACCGTGTATCTTCGGTGGTCAATAAACTTCCGCCTTTGGTAGTACGTGAAGGAGTAAAGATCACGCGTGAAGAACCTAACATGTTGATGTATATTAACCTGTACAGTGATGATCCTAAAGCTGACCAGAAATTCCTTTTCAACTATGCAGATATCAACGTAATGTCTGAATTGAGAAGGGTAAGCGGTGTAGGTTTTGCAGATATCCTGGGAACCCGTGAATATGCCATGCGTATCTGGCTTAAACCGGATAGATTAACCGCCTATAACATCTCAGCAGATGAAGTAATGGAATCTCTGAATGAGCAGAGTTTGGAAGCTTCTCCCGGAAAAACAGGGGAAAGCTCCGGAAAACGTTCACAGTCTTTCGAATATGTATTAAAATATCCCGGACGTTTTAATAACGAAAAAGATTATGGAAACATTATTTTAAAAGCAAAACCAAACGGAGAATCTGTAAGATTAAAAGATGTAGCGGATATAGAATTCGGAAGTTCCATGTATGACATTTATTCTACATTGAACGGAAAACCTTCCGCAGCGATCACCGTAAAACAATCCTACGGATCCAATGCAAGTGACGTTATCAAAAATGTAAAAGCATTGATGAAGGATCTTGAAAAAAATAACTTCCCGAAAGGAATGCATTACGATATCAGTTATGACGTATCAAGATTCCTGGATGCCTCCATGGAAAAAGTTATCCACACATTGTTTGAGGCCTTCATCCTGGTTGCTATCGTAGTATTCCTGTTCCTTGGAGACTGGCGTTCAACCTTGATTCCTGCTTTAGCCGTTCCGGTTTCATTAGTAGGAACATTTGCCGTCATGTCCGCCTTCGGAATTACCCTGAATATGATTTCTCTATTTGCCCTGGTAATGGCCATCGGGGTTGTGGTAGATGATGCGATTGTAGTTATTGAAGCTGTTCACGCCAAGATGGAAGAAAAACATCTTTCACCATTAAAAGCCACAGAGGAGGCCATGCATGAGATCAGTGGAGCAATTATCGCAATTACACTTGTAATGGCATCGGTATTTATCCCGATTGCATTTATGTCCGGCCCGGTTGGGGTATTCTACCGCCAGTTCTCTATTACAATGGCTTCATCCATTATTTTATCAGGGGTAGTGGCACTTACTTTGACACCGGCTTTATGTGCTTTGATTTTAAGAAATAATCATGGAAAAGCTAAAAAGAAAACTCCAATTACTATTTTCCTTGATAAATTCAATAACCTGTTTACAAAAGGAGCCGGAAGATATGAGAAGCTTCTGAATAAAACAGTGACAAAAAAGACAATAACACTACCATTGTTATTGGCATTTTGTGCCTGCACATTCTTCCTGAGCAATTCTTTACCTTCAGGATTTATTCCGGCCGAGGATCAGGGGATGATCTATGCCATTATTCAGACGCCTCCGGGTTCTACATTGGAAAGGACCAATCAGATCGCCAGAGAGCTTTTGAGAGAATCTGAAGATATTGATGGAGTACAATCCGTTTCTTCTCTTGCAGGATATGAGATTTTGACTGAAGGTACCGGATCCAATTCAGGAACCTGTCTGATCAACCTTAAAAGCTGGGAAGAACGTAAAGAATCAGCTGCAGAAATTATTGAAAAGCTTGAGGAAAAAGCCAAAAATATTCCGGGAGCCAATATTGAATTCTTCCAACCGCCTTCCGTTCCGGGATATGGAGCTGCAGGAGGTTTCGAGCTTCGTCTGCTGGATAAAGCAGGAAGTGGAGATTATCATAAAATGGAACAGGTAAGTAATGACTTTGTGAAGGAGCTTAAAAAACGCCCGGAACTTGGTTCGGCATTTACATTCTATTCTGCGAGTTTCCCGCAATATATGCTTAGGATAGACAATGATCTTGCAGAGCAAAAAGGAGTAACCATTGAAAAAGCAATGGATAATCTATCTACATTGATTGGTTCCAACTATGAAACGAGTTTCATCCGCTTTGACAGGCCGTATAAGGTCATTGTTCAGGCTGGCCCTCAATATCGTGCACTCCCAACCGACCTGTTGAAGCTGTATGTTAAAAATGATAAAGACCAGATGGTTCCCTACTCAGATTTTATGAGGCTTGAAAAAGTATACGGACTATCGGAGATTACAAGACACAATATGTATAACTCTGCAGAAGTAAGTGGAACGCCTGCTCCCGGATACAGTAGTGGCCAGGCAATCAAAGCGATTCAGGAAGTTGCAGATAAAACACTTCCAAGAGGTTTTGGTATCGACTGGGCGGGTATCTCTAAAGACGAAGTAAGCCGTGGTAATGAAGCCATATTTATCTTCCTGGTTTGTTTAGGATTTGTTTATCTCATTCTTTCTGCACAGTATGAAAGTTTCATCCTTCCGCTTCCGGTTATTTTATCTCTGCCTACAGGTATTTTTGGAGCCTTTTTATGCTTAAAACTCTTAGGACTGGAGAATAACATTTATGCACAGGTGGCGATGGTCATGCTGATCGGACTTTTGGGTAAAAATGCAGTGTTGATCGTTGAATTTGCCGTACAGAAGAAAGCCGAAGAAGGAATCCCAGTGGCAAAAGCTGCTATTGAAGGTGCTGCCATCCGTTTCCGTCCGATTTTGATGACTTCATTTGCCTTCATTGCCGGATTAATTCCATTGGTGATTGCAACGGGGCCGGGAGCAATTGGTAACAGAACCATTGGTACAGCAGCAGCAGGAGGAATGCTAATCGGAACCATTTTCGGATTGATGATTATCCCCGGATTGTATTATATCTTCGGAACCATTGCTGATAAGTCACGATTGGCAAGATATGAAGAAGAGAATCCTTTAACAGAACAAACTGAACCTTATGAACATGATGGAAAATTCGAAGACTAA
- a CDS encoding GldM family protein encodes MAQGKQTPRQKMINLMYLVFIAMMALNIDAEIIRSYYDSTRALNETRTLTERKNEKIFERTLEAKAQQVPDTYAQPWAQYKVLKTKIDALVKSAQDVKDLLKKQSEFHDKDPKTGKDIDVSENFAALNNNEATTEYFFKEGDENTPSKNALDLKAKIDDVRNYINATFGSNAQLQDLVARANKSLIAEYPKGTSPNEKTWFQNKFYHQPLIAAISNLEIIQNDARNVQSDALALLLQEKVDANIKFSSYEPIVSGPVDIQAGKQAEVKVMLGTYSNSNKISISGVSRVENGKGVMQISGSGIGEHKLGGTITLTDASGKPQSFPWTHTYNVIAGPREVKLEKGLLLSADKMNVMYRGLENPVSGSILGADNSKLSLSAAGATVKSTGQGKWNVTPTTGNVVKLTLSGTDPYGKTVSQVFEYRIKNIPRPQGQIRGKAVNFMPVGSIPNQIVSATLPDFDFPVSFTVNSFIIKLPGKAGTLIQGSSLSGAEGMLRNLRPGDVVQIYDIQATATGLGNQRLKEISPVIINVQ; translated from the coding sequence ATGGCACAAGGAAAACAGACCCCTCGTCAGAAGATGATCAACCTGATGTATTTGGTGTTCATCGCGATGATGGCCCTAAATATTGATGCAGAAATCATCAGATCATACTATGACTCTACCAGAGCATTAAATGAAACCAGAACTTTAACAGAAAGAAAGAACGAGAAGATCTTTGAGAGAACGTTGGAAGCTAAAGCTCAGCAAGTTCCTGATACTTACGCACAGCCTTGGGCTCAGTACAAAGTATTGAAAACCAAAATTGATGCGTTGGTGAAATCTGCTCAGGATGTTAAAGATCTATTGAAAAAACAATCTGAGTTTCACGATAAGGATCCTAAAACAGGAAAAGATATTGATGTAAGTGAAAACTTTGCTGCATTGAACAATAATGAAGCGACTACTGAATATTTCTTTAAGGAAGGAGATGAAAATACTCCATCAAAGAATGCACTGGATCTGAAAGCTAAAATTGATGATGTAAGAAACTACATCAATGCTACTTTCGGAAGCAATGCCCAGTTACAGGATTTAGTAGCAAGAGCCAATAAGTCTCTTATTGCGGAGTATCCTAAAGGAACATCTCCCAATGAAAAGACCTGGTTTCAGAATAAATTTTACCATCAGCCGCTAATCGCTGCGATATCTAATTTGGAAATTATCCAAAATGATGCCAGAAACGTTCAGTCTGATGCATTGGCACTATTACTTCAGGAAAAAGTAGATGCGAATATCAAATTCTCAAGCTATGAGCCTATTGTTTCAGGTCCGGTAGATATCCAGGCAGGAAAACAGGCTGAAGTAAAAGTAATGCTGGGAACTTATTCTAACAGTAACAAGATCAGCATCTCTGGAGTAAGCAGAGTAGAAAACGGTAAAGGTGTTATGCAAATTTCAGGTTCTGGAATTGGCGAACATAAATTAGGAGGTACGATTACATTAACAGATGCTTCAGGGAAACCTCAGTCTTTCCCTTGGACACATACTTATAATGTAATTGCAGGACCAAGAGAAGTAAAACTTGAAAAAGGATTATTACTTTCTGCCGATAAGATGAATGTAATGTATAGAGGACTTGAGAACCCTGTTTCAGGATCAATCTTAGGTGCTGACAATTCTAAACTTTCATTATCTGCAGCAGGAGCTACTGTGAAGAGTACAGGTCAGGGTAAATGGAATGTTACTCCTACAACAGGAAATGTAGTGAAGTTAACATTATCAGGAACAGATCCATATGGTAAAACAGTTTCTCAGGTATTTGAATATAGAATTAAGAATATCCCTAGACCACAAGGTCAGATCAGAGGTAAAGCTGTAAACTTTATGCCGGTAGGTTCTATTCCTAACCAGATTGTTTCTGCTACTTTACCAGACTTTGACTTCCCTGTTTCATTCACTGTTAATAGCTTTATTATTAAGCTTCCAGGAAAAGCAGGTACTCTGATTCAAGGTAGCTCACTATCAGGAGCAGAAGGTATGCTTAGAAACCTTAGACCTGGTGATGTAGTTCAGATTTATGATATTCAGGCTACGGCTACAGGATTGGGTAACCAGAGACTTAAGGAAATTTCACCTGTAATTATTAATGTTCAATAA